A stretch of the Streptomyces sp. NBC_00078 genome encodes the following:
- the mreC gene encoding rod shape-determining protein MreC has product MRDTRESRLLLVLLIAVAFALITVDIRGGEDSPVDGARQGAAALFGPVENGVSSAVDPVGNAVSAIRDSGTRHDRLARLEKENAALKAKLGSDDRNSSRLKQLDKMLKVSAEGQYGIKGGQVIAIGAAQGFSWTITIDIGANDGIKRDMTVLNGDGLVGRVTTVGPDASTVLLANDPDFTVGTRMEGSDELGFASGQGDRPLRVELLNSKADVKKGDRLVTFGSEADKPFVPGVPVGVVSRVDPSGGDLTRTLYVTPYVGFTKLDVVGVVVEAPKHDPRDTVLPNKPKPTPTPTVTVTVTPSANASPDGQTQQQ; this is encoded by the coding sequence GTGAGGGACACACGAGAGAGCCGGCTGCTCCTGGTGCTGCTGATCGCCGTCGCGTTCGCGCTGATCACGGTGGACATCCGGGGCGGAGAGGACTCACCGGTCGACGGTGCCCGCCAGGGCGCCGCCGCGCTGTTCGGCCCGGTCGAGAACGGCGTGTCGTCGGCGGTCGACCCGGTCGGCAACGCCGTCTCCGCGATCCGCGACTCGGGCACCCGGCACGACCGGCTCGCCCGCCTGGAGAAGGAGAACGCGGCCCTCAAGGCGAAGCTCGGCAGCGACGACCGCAACTCCAGCCGCCTCAAACAGCTCGACAAGATGCTGAAGGTCTCCGCCGAGGGCCAGTACGGCATCAAGGGCGGCCAGGTCATCGCCATAGGAGCGGCCCAGGGCTTCTCCTGGACGATCACCATCGACATCGGCGCCAACGACGGCATCAAGCGGGACATGACCGTCCTGAACGGGGACGGTCTGGTCGGGCGGGTCACCACCGTCGGCCCCGACGCCTCGACCGTCCTGCTCGCCAACGACCCGGACTTCACCGTCGGCACCCGCATGGAGGGCAGCGACGAACTCGGCTTCGCCTCCGGGCAGGGCGACCGCCCGCTGCGCGTCGAACTGCTCAACAGCAAGGCGGACGTGAAGAAGGGCGACCGGCTGGTCACCTTCGGCTCCGAGGCCGACAAGCCCTTCGTGCCGGGCGTCCCGGTCGGCGTGGTCTCCCGGGTCGACCCCTCCGGCGGCGACCTGACCCGCACCCTCTACGTCACGCCCTACGTCGGCTTCACCAAACTCGACGTCGTCGGTGTCGTCGTCGAGGCCCCGAAGCACGACCCGCGCGACACGGTGCTCCCGAACAAGCCCAAGCCGACGCCCACGCCGACGGTCACCGTCACGGTCACCCCGTCCGCGAACGCGTCCCCCGACGGCCAGACCCAGCAGCAGTAG
- a CDS encoding rod shape-determining protein has product MSFIGRDMAVDLGTANTLVYVRGRGIVLNEPSVVAINTNTGGILAVGSEAKKMIGRTPGNIVAVRPLKDGVIADFEITERMLRYFILKIHKRRYLARPRVVVCVPSGITGVERRAVIEASSQAGARQVHIIEEPMAAAIGSGLPVHEATGNMVVDIGGGTTEVAVISLGGIVTAQSIRVAGDELDNAIIQHIKKEYSLLLGERTAEQIKITIGSAYDLDDDQHTEIRGRDLVSGLPKTVVISAAEVRKAIEEPVNAIVDAVKTTLDKCPPELSGDIMDRGIVLTGGGALLKGLDERLRRETGMPIHIAEDPLDSVALGSGKCVEEFEALQQVLDAQPRR; this is encoded by the coding sequence ATGTCGTTCATCGGCCGTGACATGGCTGTCGACCTCGGGACCGCCAACACGCTGGTGTACGTCAGGGGTCGTGGGATCGTGCTCAACGAGCCGTCGGTCGTCGCGATCAACACCAACACCGGTGGCATCCTCGCGGTCGGATCCGAAGCGAAGAAGATGATCGGGCGGACCCCCGGCAACATCGTTGCCGTGCGACCGCTGAAGGACGGTGTCATCGCCGACTTCGAGATCACCGAGCGGATGCTCCGCTACTTCATTCTGAAGATCCACAAGCGGCGGTATCTCGCGAGGCCGCGCGTCGTCGTGTGCGTGCCCTCCGGCATCACCGGCGTCGAGCGCCGCGCCGTCATCGAGGCGTCGTCCCAGGCCGGCGCCCGTCAGGTGCACATCATCGAGGAGCCCATGGCCGCGGCCATCGGCTCCGGCCTGCCGGTCCACGAGGCCACCGGCAACATGGTGGTGGACATCGGCGGCGGCACCACGGAGGTCGCGGTCATCTCGCTCGGCGGCATCGTCACCGCCCAGTCCATCCGCGTCGCGGGCGACGAGCTGGACAACGCGATCATCCAGCACATCAAGAAGGAGTACAGCCTCCTCCTCGGTGAGCGGACGGCCGAGCAGATCAAGATCACGATCGGTTCGGCGTACGACCTCGACGACGACCAGCACACCGAAATCCGCGGCCGGGACCTCGTCTCCGGGCTGCCCAAGACCGTCGTCATCTCCGCCGCCGAAGTGCGCAAGGCGATCGAGGAGCCGGTCAACGCCATCGTCGACGCCGTCAAGACGACCCTCGACAAGTGCCCGCCGGAGCTGTCCGGCGACATCATGGACCGGGGCATCGTGCTGACGGGCGGCGGGGCGCTGTTGAAAGGGCTCGACGAGCGGCTGCGCCGTGAGACCGGCATGCCGATCCACATCGCCGAGGACCCGCTGGACAGCGTGGCGCTCGGTTCGGGCAAGTGCGTCGAGGAGTTCGAGGCGCTCCAGCAGGTGCTCGACGCCCAGCCGCGCAGATGA
- a CDS encoding DUF4233 domain-containing protein, which translates to MRTLCASTLIGEFFVIGFAGLVAMKDPGLSMATVWTVSGIAMFLCVALCGVVTRPAGIALGWALQIALIASGFVVPTMFFLGVVFAALWWASVHYGRKIDEAKARFAAEAGSSTPDAA; encoded by the coding sequence GTGCGTACGCTCTGTGCTTCGACCCTGATCGGCGAGTTCTTCGTGATCGGCTTCGCGGGGCTGGTCGCCATGAAGGACCCCGGCCTGTCCATGGCGACGGTCTGGACGGTCAGCGGCATCGCGATGTTCCTGTGCGTGGCGCTGTGCGGTGTCGTGACGCGGCCGGCCGGGATCGCCCTCGGCTGGGCCCTGCAGATCGCCCTCATCGCCTCCGGCTTCGTCGTCCCGACGATGTTCTTCCTGGGCGTGGTCTTCGCGGCACTGTGGTGGGCCTCGGTGCACTACGGACGAAAGATCGACGAGGCGAAAGCCAGATTCGCGGCAGAGGCCGGCTCCTCCACACCTGACGCTGCGTAA
- the ndk gene encoding nucleoside-diphosphate kinase yields MTQRTLVLLKPDAVRRGLTGEIISRIERKDGWQITALELRTLDQDTLEQHYGEHKGKPFYEPLVEFMASGPVVALIVEGERVIEGLRALAGPTDPIAAAPGSIRGDYGVIVRENLIHASDSEESAQREVKIFFPGRA; encoded by the coding sequence GTGACTCAGCGCACCCTCGTCCTGCTCAAGCCCGACGCGGTCCGCCGTGGCCTGACCGGCGAGATCATCAGCCGTATCGAGCGCAAGGACGGCTGGCAGATCACCGCGCTGGAGCTGCGCACCCTGGATCAGGACACCCTGGAGCAGCACTACGGCGAGCACAAGGGCAAGCCCTTCTACGAGCCGCTGGTGGAGTTCATGGCGTCCGGCCCGGTCGTCGCGCTGATCGTCGAGGGCGAGCGGGTCATCGAGGGACTGCGTGCGCTCGCCGGCCCGACCGACCCGATCGCCGCCGCTCCCGGTTCCATCCGCGGGGACTACGGCGTGATCGTCCGCGAGAACCTGATCCACGCCTCCGACTCCGAGGAGTCCGCCCAGCGCGAGGTGAAGATCTTCTTCCCCGGCCGCGCATAG
- a CDS encoding folylpolyglutamate synthase/dihydrofolate synthase family protein, with protein MSSVSDQNEPDAFDEIIAAAETSAADAAGDRDPDLAVIEAGSRTLRTHGGPPEADVPARPEDPEVDRALREVEAQLATRWGETKLEPSVSRISALMDVLGDPQRSYPSIHITGTNGKTSTARMIEALLGAFELRTGRYTSPHVQSVTERISLDGSPISAERFIETYEDIKPYVEMVDAQQEYRLSFFEVLTGMAYAAFADAPVDVAVVEVGMGGSWDATNVIDGDVAVVTPIDLDHTDRLGETPAAIATEKSGIIKQDATVILAQQPVDAAQVLLKKAVEVDATVAREGLEFGVVARQVAVGGQVLTLRGLGGEYGEVYLPLHGPYQAHNAAVALAAVEAFFGVGSQRPEPLDIDTVRKAFAAVSSPGRLEVVRRSPTVVLDAAHNPAGARATAEAVGEAFDFSRLIGVVGASADKNVRGLLEAFEPIFAEVVVTQNSSHRAMDADELAAIAVEVFGEERVQVEPGMPDALEAAITLAEEEGEFAGGGVLVTGSVITVGEARLLLGRG; from the coding sequence CTGAGTTCCGTGAGCGACCAGAACGAGCCCGACGCCTTCGACGAGATCATCGCCGCCGCGGAGACATCAGCCGCTGACGCGGCGGGCGACCGCGACCCCGACCTCGCGGTCATCGAGGCCGGCAGCCGCACCCTGCGCACCCACGGCGGCCCGCCGGAGGCAGACGTGCCCGCGCGTCCCGAGGACCCCGAGGTCGACAGGGCCCTGCGCGAGGTCGAGGCGCAGCTGGCGACACGGTGGGGCGAGACCAAGCTGGAGCCGTCGGTCAGCCGTATCTCCGCGCTGATGGACGTGCTGGGCGACCCGCAGCGCTCGTACCCCTCGATCCACATCACGGGGACGAACGGCAAGACCTCCACGGCCCGCATGATCGAGGCCCTCCTCGGCGCCTTCGAACTGCGCACCGGCCGCTACACCTCCCCCCACGTCCAGTCGGTCACCGAGCGCATCAGCCTCGACGGCAGCCCCATCTCCGCCGAGCGCTTCATCGAGACGTACGAGGACATCAAGCCGTACGTCGAGATGGTCGACGCGCAGCAGGAGTACCGGCTGTCCTTCTTCGAGGTGCTGACCGGCATGGCGTACGCGGCCTTCGCCGACGCGCCTGTCGACGTCGCGGTCGTCGAGGTCGGCATGGGAGGCTCCTGGGACGCGACGAATGTGATCGACGGGGATGTCGCCGTCGTCACCCCCATCGATCTCGACCACACCGACCGGCTCGGCGAGACGCCCGCCGCGATCGCCACGGAGAAGTCCGGGATCATCAAGCAGGACGCGACCGTGATCCTGGCGCAGCAGCCGGTCGACGCGGCGCAGGTGCTGCTGAAGAAGGCCGTCGAGGTCGATGCCACCGTGGCCAGGGAAGGGCTGGAGTTCGGGGTCGTCGCCCGGCAGGTCGCCGTCGGCGGACAGGTGCTCACGCTGCGCGGCCTCGGCGGGGAGTACGGCGAGGTGTACCTCCCGCTCCACGGCCCCTACCAGGCCCACAACGCCGCCGTCGCGCTCGCCGCGGTCGAGGCGTTCTTCGGAGTCGGCTCCCAGCGCCCCGAACCGCTGGACATCGACACCGTCCGCAAGGCCTTCGCCGCCGTCTCCTCCCCCGGCCGGCTCGAAGTCGTACGGCGGTCCCCGACCGTCGTGCTCGACGCCGCCCACAACCCGGCGGGCGCCCGCGCCACGGCCGAGGCGGTCGGTGAGGCCTTCGACTTCAGCCGGCTGATCGGCGTCGTCGGCGCCAGCGCCGACAAGAACGTGCGAGGGCTGCTTGAGGCCTTCGAGCCGATCTTCGCCGAGGTCGTCGTCACGCAGAACTCCAGCCACCGCGCGATGGACGCCGACGAGCTGGCCGCGATCGCCGTGGAGGTGTTCGGCGAGGAGCGCGTCCAGGTCGAGCCGGGGATGCCGGACGCTCTGGAGGCCGCGATCACGCTGGCCGAGGAGGAGGGCGAGTTCGCAGGCGGCGGCGTCCTCGTCACCGGCTCCGTCATCACGGTCGGCGAGGCCCGGCTCCTTTTGGGAAGGGGCTGA